The DNA region TGAAGAACGCGGGGCGGGCGGGGGAGATGGGATGAGAGCTCCGCCTGGGCCGGTCTCAAAGCCTCGCCTGCTGCCTGCAAACCCGCGCATGCGCGGTGGACAGTCCACCGCCCGGTGCCTGGACCGGCTCTGGGATCCCCGGGATGCTCGGGAAAGAATGACAGCCCTGCTCTGAGTCGAGTCTCTCGCCGGACCTGGAACTCAGGGATCCTAGACAGGTCAGCTGGAAGGGAAGCGACGCCTCTCCACACCCAGCCAGAGGTTCACCGCGAAGGAGAGgccgccgccccgcccccaccccgtCCCAACCCCGCGTCCTAAAGCTCCTCCCGCAGAGCCCGGTGTTCCTCCGGGTTGAGGTGGTTCCGGCGGAGCGGGTTCTTCCACGTCCTTCAGCTCCCCCAGTGGCGCCAGATCTAGGAGAGGTTGTGCCTTTTGCTGAAACTCTGGGGTCGCCAGGAGCTCGTCTAACAGGCTGGAGGGGAGTGCAGACTAGCGCGGAGGCTCCTGCAGCCGCTGGGAGGCGCCCGGATGGCTTTGCATCTGCGCTTGACGCGGAGGCCTCCGGGGTCGCGGGCCCCGGAGGTGGAGCTGCCCTGTCTTCGGGTTCCCACGCCGGCCTGGCGACCTGGGGTTCCAGCCCCACCAGCGACTCCGCGGGGACGTGGGTGGCGCAAGCACACCTTGGTCCTGTGACTCAGCTCTGGCGGGCCCAGGCTGTCCCACCGAGCACGCGCCCAGCAGGCTGCTGTGCTGCGGGTCCTGGTCTTCCTGTCATTTGTTGGGGTGCGGAGGCCACCGAGGAGTCGGAGGGTGGGAGAACCCCACTTCCACAGCAGCCAGGGCAGCATACACAAAATCCCCGCGTGCCGGGGCAGGTTGGAAGATTCCTTCTGCCTGCGCAGCGTGGCTGGGCTGGAGCAGGGCGACGGCCCCTGCTCACTGGCTCACGAAAGCCCCCTGTGGGAAAGCCCCAGGCGCGCAGGGCTGGTGGAGTGCCGGAAGCCCCGTTCCCCACGCCCCGGTGTGGGTGAACTCCATAGAGGAGGGAGGGTGACACCTGCTGGGGTGTCAATTAATAACCACAGTGGCCTCAAAGAgctcaaatgaaaggaagaagtgCACGTCTCTCACTTTAAGTCCAGAGCTAGAattgattaagcttagtgaagatGTAGAATTTTCATCGCTAGAGAGAAGTCAACGCTtggcttcaaaacttcaaaggatGGGCAGGgcgcatggctcacgcctgtaatcccagcactttgggaggccaaggcgggtgatcatgaggtcaggagatggagaccatcctggctaacacggtgaaaccccgtctccactaaaaatgtttttaaaaattagccgggcgtggtggcggtgcctgtagtcccagctactctggatgctgaggcagaagaatggcgtgaaccctggaggcggagtttgcagtgagcctagatcgcgccactgcactccagcctgggcgacagagtgagactaagaacaaaaacaaaaaaagaaaagggagaaaggaagaggagggggaggaggaaggggagggggagggggagggggaggaaaaagaaaagaaaaggaaagaaaagaaaaaggaaaaaagattgcTGCTTATTGACAATTCACCTAGTTACCCAGAAGCTTAGTTGAAGATGTACTTggaaattaatgttattttcatggCTGCTAATACAATATCTATCCTTCAGCCTGTGGATCAAGGAGTGGATCAAGGAGTGGTTTTGACTTTCAGgtcttattattaaataataaatgcattttgtaaAGGTATAGCTGTCACAGTGATTTCTTTGATGAATCTGGATAAACTTAAttgaaaaccttttggaaaggaTTCACCGTTAATCCTTTCATGATATTTCAACCTCCTCCCGTCAATCACAAATGCCATTAAGGACATTTGTGATTGATGGGAGGAGGttgaaatatcaacattaacaggagtttggaagaagttaatTCCAGCCCtcctggatgactttgagggctCAGGATGTCAGTGGAGGAAGTCCCTGCAGATGCGGTAGAAATTGCAAGactagaattagaattagaaccTTAAGATGAGATGAAATTGCTGTAAACTCATGATAAAACTAGAACAAATggggagttgcttcttatggatgaggaaataaaatattttctggagaTGGAACCTACTCCAGGTGgagatgctatgaacattgctgaaatgacagcaaaggatttaGGATATTCCATAAACCTGGTTGAGAAAGCAGCTGCAGGGTTTGACAGGGTTGACTCCAGTCCTACTGTGGATGAAATGCTGTCAAATAGCCTCATATGCTACAGGGA from Piliocolobus tephrosceles isolate RC106 chromosome 3, ASM277652v3, whole genome shotgun sequence includes:
- the DUX4 gene encoding LOW QUALITY PROTEIN: double homeobox protein 4 (The sequence of the model RefSeq protein was modified relative to this genomic sequence to represent the inferred CDS: inserted 3 bases in 2 codons; substituted 3 bases at 3 genomic stop codons), translated to MFPRFLTPVQRAELITDLDNRRYRFKIPADFIHYRCHPPSSMEFTHTGAWGTGLPALHQPCAPGAFPQGAFVSQXAGAVALLQPSHAAQAEGIFQPAPARGDFVYAALAAVEVGFSHPPTPRWPPHPNKXQEDQDPQHSSLLGACSVGQPGPARAESQDQGVLAPPTSPRSRWWGWXPQVARPAWEPEDRAAPPPGPATPEASXRQAQMQSHPGASQRLQEPPRXSALPSSLLDELLATPEFQQKAQPLLDLAPLGELKDVEEPAPPEPPQPGGTPGSAGGALGRGVGTGWGRGGGLSFAVNLWLGVERRRFPSS